A stretch of Candidatus Aminicenantes bacterium DNA encodes these proteins:
- a CDS encoding glucose-6-phosphate isomerase, protein MKKQENSFKEALTACRDEVAEAEARLRAQRIVERIWEKDFRVWGSEPAEIANRLGWLDCPETSLARADEIIAFVTTIRAEGFTNALLLGMGGSSLAAEVFSHSFAVKEGYLAVDVLDSTHPGAVLDFAAKLDPEKTLYIVSTKSGGTVETFSLMKFFYNQTLARVGRDKAGSHFIAITDPGSGLETAARQLGFRKIFLNDPNIGGRYAALSLFGIVPAALLGIDIREILRRAALMARSSKGHEGNTPARLGAIMGCLAAIGRDKITFFTSAGLASFADWLEQLIAESTGKEGKGILPLVNEELLPSQTYAGDRLFVCLRLQDDHALDRTVQGLRAAGQPLVEIVCRDIFAIGGEFFRWEMATAIAGWLLGIQPFNQPNVESAKVLAREMLAEFSRSGTLPRPSPTFTAAGLKVYADGQAGNSTGLRRDYFGKDARDFAAKGIAYIAIQAYMKPDEASARALQGFRNLLQERYRTAVSIGYGPRFLHSTGQLHKGDAGKGLFVQLLSRIDEDAPIPDQAGADKSSVSFATLITAQAFGDRQALLENRRRVVTFQFEGDLQTGFAALSALMAGD, encoded by the coding sequence GTGAAAAAACAGGAAAATTCATTCAAGGAAGCGCTGACCGCATGCCGCGACGAAGTGGCCGAGGCCGAGGCCCGGCTGCGCGCGCAGCGGATCGTGGAAAGGATCTGGGAAAAGGATTTCCGCGTCTGGGGCTCGGAACCGGCTGAAATCGCCAACCGCCTCGGCTGGCTGGACTGCCCTGAAACTTCATTGGCCCGGGCCGATGAAATCATCGCTTTCGTGACGACCATACGGGCGGAAGGTTTCACCAACGCGCTGCTCCTGGGCATGGGCGGTTCGAGCCTGGCAGCGGAAGTGTTCAGCCATTCGTTCGCCGTGAAGGAAGGATATCTGGCCGTGGATGTCCTGGACAGCACCCATCCCGGGGCCGTGCTGGACTTCGCCGCGAAGCTGGACCCTGAAAAAACCCTTTACATCGTCTCCACCAAATCGGGTGGAACGGTGGAAACCTTTTCCCTGATGAAATTCTTCTACAATCAGACCCTCGCCCGTGTCGGCCGGGACAAAGCCGGCAGCCATTTCATCGCCATCACCGACCCGGGCAGCGGACTGGAGACCGCAGCCAGGCAATTGGGCTTTCGGAAAATATTCCTGAATGACCCGAACATCGGCGGCCGCTATGCGGCGTTGTCGCTCTTCGGCATCGTTCCGGCGGCACTGCTGGGCATCGACATCAGGGAAATCCTGCGCCGCGCCGCGCTCATGGCCCGCAGCAGCAAGGGGCATGAGGGGAACACACCGGCCAGGCTCGGAGCGATCATGGGGTGTCTGGCCGCCATCGGGCGGGACAAGATCACTTTCTTCACATCGGCCGGGCTGGCTTCTTTCGCCGACTGGCTGGAGCAGCTAATCGCCGAAAGCACCGGCAAGGAAGGCAAGGGAATCCTGCCGCTGGTCAACGAAGAGCTTCTACCGTCGCAAACCTACGCCGGAGACAGGCTTTTTGTTTGCCTGCGCCTGCAGGACGATCACGCCCTCGACCGGACCGTGCAGGGTCTGCGCGCCGCCGGGCAGCCGTTGGTGGAAATCGTTTGCCGGGACATCTTCGCCATTGGCGGCGAGTTTTTCCGCTGGGAAATGGCCACCGCCATCGCCGGCTGGCTCTTGGGCATCCAGCCTTTCAACCAGCCGAACGTGGAATCCGCCAAGGTCCTGGCCAGGGAGATGCTGGCCGAATTTTCCCGCAGCGGCACCCTGCCGCGGCCCTCGCCCACATTCACCGCCGCCGGGCTGAAGGTTTACGCCGATGGCCAAGCCGGCAATTCAACCGGTTTGCGGCGCGACTATTTCGGCAAGGATGCGCGTGATTTCGCCGCCAAAGGCATTGCCTACATCGCCATCCAGGCTTACATGAAACCCGACGAAGCCAGCGCCCGGGCGCTGCAAGGCTTCCGCAACCTGCTGCAGGAGAGATACCGGACCGCCGTCAGTATCGGCTACGGGCCCAGATTCCTGCACTCCACCGGGCAGCTGCACAAGGGCGACGCGGGCAAAGGGTTGTTCGTCCAGCTGCTCTCCCGGATCGACGAGGACGCGCCGATCCCCGATCAGGCGGGGGCGGACAAGTCATCCGTTTCTTTCGCAACCCTGATCACGGCCCAGGCTTTCGGCGACAGGCAGGCCTTGCTGGAGAACCGGCGCCGGGTCGTCACCTTTCAGTTCGAGGGCGATCTGCAGACTGGTTTCGCCGCCCTGTCCGCGCTTATGGCCGGAGATTGA